Proteins from a genomic interval of Ndongobacter massiliensis:
- a CDS encoding GntP family permease — MNPVIAMIIGVVVMMVLIICTRMHAFPSLIISAILIAVLSGNYLLVGTGNEGGNLLGTAVSTVTGGFGGTMASIGIVISFGCIMGIFLEKSGAAKRMAITILKIVGVKRADVVLGLTGLVVSIPVFCDSGFVILSSLAKEFSRLTKKSMVGLGGILGMGLYITHFMVPPTPGPLAVVNTFQKEGINIDLGMFIIAGLLISVPLFIFSVFLFRWFGSKYPEIIVPYEIDRSKYTPAQLVVLDKIDEKIKAGKQLENQDFTDLLGAEKLPSAGLSFTILLLPVVLILANTVVSQTALKAALLGQIITFLGNPVIALFISLCLGAFFLAKEQDNRSVVKLMDDALREAGPICMITAGGGALGAVVKATGAAGMMADGIVAMGIPGILVPLLIGTIMRFPQGSGTTAMITGSAIIAPMLTTLGINPYLAAMAVCLTAMCPSFLNDSYFHVVTNFSGLDIKTSLKTWTIGTILVPLFGSVIIFILSALIH; from the coding sequence ATGAATCCAGTCATAGCAATGATCATCGGAGTTGTAGTGATGATGGTTCTCATTATTTGTACGAGGATGCATGCATTTCCTTCGCTGATTATTTCAGCAATTCTGATTGCTGTTCTCTCGGGGAATTATTTATTGGTGGGTACTGGCAATGAAGGAGGAAATTTGCTTGGGACCGCAGTCAGTACGGTAACTGGCGGTTTCGGTGGAACCATGGCTAGTATTGGTATTGTAATCAGCTTTGGTTGTATTATGGGAATCTTTCTTGAAAAAAGCGGCGCCGCAAAGCGCATGGCGATTACGATCTTAAAAATAGTTGGAGTCAAGCGCGCTGACGTAGTGCTGGGATTGACCGGCCTTGTAGTATCGATTCCGGTATTCTGTGATTCGGGATTTGTTATTTTGTCTTCGCTGGCCAAAGAATTTTCTCGTTTGACAAAAAAGTCCATGGTTGGATTAGGCGGAATCCTCGGCATGGGATTGTATATTACACATTTTATGGTACCACCTACGCCCGGACCGCTCGCTGTTGTCAATACCTTCCAAAAAGAAGGAATCAATATTGACCTCGGAATGTTTATCATCGCTGGGTTATTGATTTCCGTTCCACTGTTTATCTTTTCTGTATTTCTATTCCGTTGGTTTGGCAGCAAGTATCCGGAGATCATTGTTCCTTATGAAATTGATCGCAGCAAATATACTCCCGCGCAATTGGTTGTGCTGGATAAGATTGATGAAAAGATTAAAGCGGGAAAACAACTGGAAAACCAGGATTTTACAGATTTGCTTGGCGCCGAAAAATTACCGAGCGCCGGCTTGTCCTTTACAATTTTATTGCTTCCGGTTGTTTTGATTCTTGCGAATACCGTTGTCAGCCAAACGGCGCTGAAAGCCGCTCTGCTTGGACAAATTATCACATTTTTAGGCAATCCGGTTATCGCTTTGTTTATTTCCCTTTGCTTAGGCGCATTCTTTTTGGCGAAAGAGCAAGACAATCGCTCTGTCGTCAAACTTATGGATGATGCGCTTCGTGAAGCTGGTCCGATCTGTATGATTACGGCTGGTGGCGGTGCTTTGGGTGCTGTCGTTAAAGCAACTGGTGCGGCAGGAATGATGGCGGATGGAATTGTAGCGATGGGGATTCCAGGGATCCTTGTTCCTCTTCTCATTGGTACCATTATGCGTTTCCCCCAGGGTTCAGGTACAACGGCGATGATTACGGGCTCTGCGATTATTGCCCCTATGCTTACAACACTGGGAATTAACCCCTATCTTGCCGCCATGGCGGTTTGTTTAACGGCTATGTGTCCATCTTTTCTTAATGATAGTTATTTCCATGTGGTTACAAATTTCAGTGGCCTAGATATTAAAACGAGTTTGAAGACATGGACAATTGGTACGATTCTTGTTCCGCTTTTCGGATCGGTCATCATTTTTATTCTCAGTGCCTTGATTCACTGA
- the rapZ gene encoding RNase adapter RapZ, with translation MRVVIVTGMSGAGKSSALNVFEDMDYYCIDNLPPQLMINFMELAANSKQITKAAIGVDIRGRQFFESLMATIRNLRAMDAQVSMLFLEASDEVIIRRYKELRRPHPLDKAGNIYDGIQRERALLQEIRSYSDRVVDTSNLTLGQLKEVIASYYLEEPREKEILVAVTSFGYKYGILLDADLVFDARFIPNPYYEQALRPLTGLDAPVTDFIFRYQESEEFLQRIEAFLVFALPYYQREGKSALSVGIGCTGGRHRSVCMAQALAQRLHDKGYVTVLNHRDKTHW, from the coding sequence ATGCGGGTCGTCATCGTCACAGGAATGAGCGGAGCGGGCAAGAGCAGCGCACTCAATGTGTTTGAGGACATGGATTACTACTGCATTGATAATCTGCCACCCCAACTCATGATCAATTTTATGGAGTTGGCCGCCAACTCGAAACAGATCACTAAGGCTGCCATCGGCGTGGACATTCGCGGCCGACAATTCTTTGAGTCGCTCATGGCGACCATTCGCAATCTCCGGGCGATGGATGCGCAAGTTTCGATGCTCTTTTTGGAGGCTTCCGATGAAGTGATTATTCGGCGCTATAAGGAACTGCGTCGGCCTCACCCGTTGGACAAGGCGGGCAATATTTACGACGGCATTCAACGCGAGCGCGCCTTGCTGCAGGAAATTCGTTCGTACAGTGATCGCGTGGTGGACACCTCCAATTTGACATTGGGACAACTCAAAGAAGTGATTGCAAGTTACTACCTGGAGGAACCCCGGGAAAAAGAAATTTTAGTAGCAGTCACGTCTTTCGGATACAAGTATGGGATTTTGCTCGATGCCGATTTGGTGTTCGATGCGCGTTTTATCCCCAATCCGTATTATGAGCAGGCGTTGCGTCCTTTGACCGGGCTGGATGCGCCGGTGACGGATTTTATTTTTCGCTACCAAGAATCGGAAGAATTTTTACAGCGCATCGAGGCGTTTTTAGTCTTTGCTCTGCCCTATTATCAACGGGAAGGAAAAAGCGCGTTATCCGTCGGCATCGGATGCACCGGGGGACGACACCGTTCCGTGTGCATGGCTCAGGCGTTGGCGCAGCGGCTGCATGATAAGGGATATGTGACGGTGTTGAATCATCGGGACAAGACACATTGGTA
- a CDS encoding UxaA family hydrolase — translation MEFMGYLRPDGRVGARNYVAVIPSVTCANDVANAICRQVQGTIAYLHHQGCCQMPPDLERVTDTLISLGMSPNVGAILIVSLGCEGTDHERMLQELSATGKPVEIIHIQELGGVSKAIQRGTDIVRKLVIEISGLQRQAVDISKAVMAIKCGASDTTSGMASNCVIGYVADKLVDLGATVVFGETTEFIGGEHLLARRAANEKVAEKIYEIVAKMEDRAKSIGCDMRKGQPTPGNIEGGLSSIEEKSLGAIVKSGTRPIQGVLEYPQHITNQKGLWIKDTPGREPEILTGMAATGAQFMLFSTGRGAPQGFPSMPVIKICGNPHTYQRMEEDMDLNAGLIITGEKTIEQVGEEAFSKLLRVLSGEMTKNEAIQYYSAIDIHCLGPVI, via the coding sequence GTGGAATTTATGGGATATTTGCGGCCGGATGGAAGAGTCGGTGCGCGAAATTATGTCGCGGTAATTCCCAGTGTAACCTGCGCAAATGATGTTGCAAATGCAATTTGTCGCCAGGTTCAGGGAACGATTGCCTATTTGCATCACCAGGGTTGTTGTCAAATGCCTCCGGATTTGGAACGAGTGACGGATACTCTGATCAGCCTAGGTATGAGTCCGAACGTTGGAGCAATTTTGATTGTAAGCCTCGGTTGTGAAGGAACGGACCATGAGCGCATGCTACAGGAGTTGTCTGCTACCGGAAAACCGGTGGAGATTATACACATTCAAGAATTGGGTGGGGTAAGCAAAGCCATTCAACGCGGCACGGACATTGTACGAAAACTAGTGATTGAGATTTCCGGGTTACAACGACAAGCTGTGGATATTTCGAAAGCTGTGATGGCCATCAAGTGTGGAGCTTCGGATACCACAAGCGGGATGGCATCCAATTGTGTCATTGGCTATGTAGCGGACAAACTGGTGGACCTGGGGGCAACCGTAGTTTTTGGGGAAACGACCGAATTTATTGGAGGTGAACATTTATTAGCTCGTCGGGCAGCAAATGAAAAAGTTGCGGAAAAGATTTATGAGATCGTAGCTAAAATGGAGGATCGAGCGAAGAGCATTGGTTGCGATATGCGAAAAGGTCAGCCGACGCCGGGCAATATTGAAGGCGGCCTTTCAAGCATCGAAGAAAAAAGCTTGGGGGCCATCGTCAAGAGCGGCACACGACCCATTCAAGGAGTCTTGGAGTATCCGCAACATATAACGAATCAAAAAGGATTATGGATTAAAGACACACCGGGGCGTGAGCCGGAGATTTTGACGGGGATGGCCGCAACCGGCGCACAATTTATGTTATTTTCTACCGGACGTGGTGCTCCGCAAGGTTTTCCAAGCATGCCTGTTATTAAGATCTGTGGGAATCCCCATACGTACCAGCGAATGGAGGAGGATATGGATCTCAATGCCGGTTTGATTATTACTGGCGAAAAGACTATTGAGCAGGTAGGAGAGGAGGCTTTTTCCAAGTTATTGCGTGTTTTAAGTGGGGAGATGACAAAAAACGAGGCAATCCAGTATTACAGCGCAATTGACATTCATTGCCTTGGCCCTGTCATCTGA
- the larA gene encoding nickel-dependent lactate racemase gives MKTISIPYYTSSLDLHVNEKNLKAVVTAKMHTYKAKKSEVELVHDALEHPIGSPRLRELAKNKKKVVLVTSDHTRAVPSKITLPILLDEIRQGNPDADITILIATGLHRPTTEEEQRRMFGDAIVENEKISINNAFDPEQFIHVGVLPSGADFYVNKLAVECDLLLTEGFIEPHFFAGFSGGRKSILPGICSQETVNENHSYKAISSPYANTGILKNNPIHEDMLAAAHMVNLQFIFNVALDGKKKIIAAWAGDMEQAHAEGVAFIRKWSQCASITGDIVVTSNGGYPLDQNLYQSPKAVATAEACAGEDGVIIMCCSCCDGMGGVHFEKLITMGTVDEIDAYLSKIPPKDTISEQWCPQIYARILKKHPVILVTTYLKPEEVRKANMIPASSPDEALEIAYQMKGRDASVVVIPDGVSVLAVKA, from the coding sequence ATGAAAACGATCTCTATACCGTACTATACATCTTCACTCGATTTACATGTGAATGAGAAAAATTTGAAAGCGGTTGTGACTGCTAAAATGCACACCTATAAAGCGAAGAAATCGGAAGTGGAATTGGTGCATGATGCTTTGGAACATCCGATTGGAAGTCCCCGATTGCGAGAATTGGCGAAAAACAAGAAGAAAGTAGTGTTAGTTACGAGTGACCATACGAGAGCGGTTCCAAGTAAAATCACATTACCGATCTTACTAGATGAGATTCGTCAAGGAAACCCTGATGCGGATATTACGATACTTATTGCGACCGGATTGCATCGCCCCACAACGGAAGAAGAACAGCGGCGAATGTTTGGGGATGCCATTGTTGAGAATGAAAAGATTTCCATTAACAATGCCTTTGATCCGGAGCAGTTCATTCATGTCGGTGTACTTCCATCCGGGGCTGATTTTTATGTCAATAAATTAGCGGTCGAATGTGATTTGTTACTGACGGAAGGTTTTATCGAACCGCATTTTTTTGCGGGATTTTCCGGTGGTCGAAAGAGTATCTTGCCTGGGATTTGTTCGCAGGAAACGGTCAATGAAAATCACAGTTATAAGGCCATTTCCAGCCCGTACGCGAATACGGGAATTCTTAAGAACAATCCAATTCATGAAGATATGTTGGCGGCTGCGCATATGGTAAATCTGCAGTTTATTTTTAATGTGGCTTTGGATGGGAAAAAGAAAATTATTGCCGCGTGGGCAGGTGACATGGAGCAAGCCCATGCCGAAGGTGTCGCATTTATTCGGAAATGGAGTCAGTGTGCCAGTATTACCGGCGATATTGTTGTAACAAGCAATGGTGGATATCCATTGGATCAAAATTTGTATCAGAGTCCAAAAGCGGTTGCTACGGCCGAAGCATGTGCCGGGGAAGACGGCGTGATTATCATGTGTTGCAGTTGCTGTGACGGCATGGGCGGCGTACATTTTGAAAAACTGATTACGATGGGAACGGTGGACGAAATTGACGCATACCTGTCAAAAATCCCCCCAAAAGATACGATTTCTGAGCAATGGTGTCCCCAAATTTATGCACGCATATTAAAAAAGCACCCTGTAATTTTGGTCACGACCTATCTGAAACCGGAAGAAGTGCGCAAAGCGAATATGATTCCTGCATCTTCACCGGATGAAGCGCTAGAAATTGCTTATCAGATGAAAGGGCGTGACGCGAGTGTTGTCGTAATCCCAGATGGCGTAAGTGTGCTGGCTGTAAAAGCATGA
- the murB gene encoding UDP-N-acetylmuramate dehydrogenase, whose translation MIVKDAQLRELESGAYGLTERNALMSAHTSFRVGGPADLFIEPTSEKELVRCVRFLYAEGIPHLLVGNGSNLLVRDGGIRGAVIHLGKYYSDAIIDGTQIRAQAGMGLTAMSKMSFRAGLTGMEPLSGIPGSVGGAVTMNAGAYGQEMQQVVCGVRALNIKGEVVELSGEELEFSYRHSRLQREKLFASEVLFCLESGDEAEIQARYADYTMRRQSKQPLELPSAGSTFKRPVGNYASALIDQAGLRGFSVGAAQVSEKHCGFIVNRGGASAAEILDLIRKVQARVKEKFGVQLEPEVRIVGEEICGSSSSQE comes from the coding sequence ATGATTGTAAAGGATGCACAACTGCGGGAATTGGAAAGCGGCGCATACGGCTTGACGGAGCGGAACGCCTTGATGTCGGCACATACGAGTTTTCGCGTGGGCGGACCGGCGGACCTGTTTATTGAACCGACGTCGGAAAAAGAGTTGGTGCGTTGTGTGCGCTTTTTATATGCGGAAGGGATTCCACATCTCTTGGTCGGAAACGGGTCGAATCTTTTGGTGCGCGACGGCGGCATTCGCGGCGCAGTGATTCACTTGGGGAAATACTACAGCGATGCGATCATCGATGGAACGCAGATCCGGGCACAGGCGGGCATGGGACTCACGGCCATGTCGAAGATGAGTTTTCGTGCCGGACTCACAGGTATGGAGCCGCTTTCCGGCATACCGGGTTCGGTTGGCGGTGCTGTTACCATGAATGCCGGGGCCTATGGACAGGAAATGCAGCAGGTGGTCTGCGGAGTGCGAGCATTGAACATCAAGGGAGAAGTGGTGGAATTATCCGGTGAGGAATTGGAATTTTCGTACCGTCATTCCCGCTTGCAAAGGGAAAAGCTGTTCGCCTCGGAAGTGCTGTTCTGTTTGGAATCGGGCGATGAAGCCGAAATTCAGGCGCGCTATGCGGACTACACAATGCGCAGGCAGAGCAAGCAGCCGTTGGAGTTGCCATCAGCGGGGTCAACGTTCAAACGGCCGGTTGGAAACTATGCTTCGGCGCTCATCGATCAGGCGGGATTGCGCGGGTTTTCCGTCGGCGCCGCGCAGGTGTCGGAGAAACACTGCGGATTTATTGTAAATCGAGGGGGCGCCAGCGCCGCAGAAATTTTGGACTTAATCCGGAAGGTACAGGCGCGCGTGAAAGAAAAATTTGGCGTACAGTTGGAACCGGAGGTACGCATCGTCGGGGAGGAAATATGCGGGTCGTCATCGTCACAGGAATGA
- a CDS encoding UxaA family hydrolase, translated as MERKIALQVNDKDNVATIFAEGIKKGVEVEVRDKKGHSKIIAVADDIPYGHKVAIAKINKGELITKYGEEIGIATRDIQKGEYVHIHNLDSMRGRGDWAKAKK; from the coding sequence GTGGAACGAAAAATTGCACTACAGGTAAATGATAAAGATAATGTTGCCACTATTTTTGCAGAAGGCATTAAAAAAGGCGTAGAAGTGGAGGTTCGGGACAAGAAAGGCCATTCGAAAATTATTGCTGTAGCTGATGATATTCCTTATGGTCATAAAGTGGCCATTGCCAAAATAAACAAAGGTGAATTGATTACTAAATATGGCGAAGAAATAGGGATAGCAACAAGAGATATTCAGAAAGGTGAGTATGTACATATTCACAATTTAGACAGCATGCGCGGTCGCGGAGACTGGGCGAAGGCAAAAAAATAA